A single genomic interval of uncultured Sphaerochaeta sp. harbors:
- a CDS encoding D-lyxose/D-mannose family sugar isomerase, giving the protein MISREIYEEAVKRTLMFFEKAGIVLTDEEKGNVEVADFGLNDLEHTGLELVTYLNTDRVCAKELVLFPHQRCPEHRHPAFGSYIGKEETFRCRWGEVYLYVEGEATHPIKAKEKDGVYTVFHEIVLRPGEQYTLKPNTKHWFEAGCEGAVVSEFSTPSYDEKDIFTDPRIERTPQVE; this is encoded by the coding sequence AGTGAAGCGGACGCTTATGTTCTTTGAGAAGGCTGGGATCGTCCTCACCGATGAAGAGAAAGGGAATGTTGAGGTCGCAGATTTCGGCCTCAACGACCTGGAGCATACTGGTCTTGAGTTGGTTACCTACCTCAATACAGATCGTGTATGTGCAAAGGAGCTGGTGCTGTTTCCTCACCAGAGGTGTCCAGAGCATCGCCATCCGGCATTTGGGTCGTACATCGGCAAGGAAGAGACCTTCCGCTGCCGATGGGGAGAGGTATATCTCTATGTAGAAGGAGAGGCTACCCACCCCATCAAGGCAAAAGAGAAAGACGGTGTGTACACTGTCTTCCATGAGATCGTACTACGCCCAGGCGAGCAATATACCCTGAAGCCCAATACCAAGCATTGGTTCGAGGCAGGATGTGAAGGTGCAGTGGTTTCTGAGTTTTCCACCCCCAGTTATGATGAGAAGGATATCTTCACCGACCCAAGAATCGAAAGAACTCCTCAAGTCGAGTAA